From Panthera uncia isolate 11264 chromosome X, Puncia_PCG_1.0, whole genome shotgun sequence, the proteins below share one genomic window:
- the MAGED1 gene encoding melanoma-associated antigen D1 isoform X1, protein MAQKMDCGAGLLGFQAEASVEDSTLLMQTLMEAIQISEAPPTNQATAAGPNASPQSSQPPTTSEMADIQVLAAAARPKTAFKAQNATTKGPNGAYDFSQALNAKDMPNAPTKADFKSQNAAPKGPNAAYDFSQAATTSELTANKSEMAFKAQSATTKVGPNTTYSFSQSLSASEVANTQPKTAFKAWNDTTKAPTVDTQIQNINQAKMATSQTEVETNPGIPESDGAAAQTSADGSQAQNLESRTIIRGKRTRKINNLNVDENSSGDQRRAPLTAGTWRSAPVPVTTQNPPGAPPNVLWQTPLAWQNPSGWQNQPARQTPPARQSPPARQTPPAWQNPVAWQNPVIWPNPVIWQNPVIWPNPIVWPGPVVWPNPLAWQNPPGWQTPPGWQTPPGWQGPPDWQGPPDWPLPPDWPLPPDWPLPTDWPLPPDWIPTDWPVPPDWQNLRPSPNLRPSPNSRASQNLGASQPRDVALLQERANKLVKYLMLKDYTKVPIKRSEMLRDIIREYTDVYPEIIERACFVLEKKFGIQLKEIDKEEHLYILISTPESLAGILGTTKDTPKLGLLLVILGVIFMNGNRASEAVLWEALRKMGLRPGVRHPLLGDLRKLLTYEFVKQKYLDYRRVPNSNPPEYEFLWGLRSYHETSKMKVLRFIAEVQKRDPRDWTAQFMEAADEALDALDAAAAEAEARAEARTRMGIGDEAVSGPWSWDDIEFELLTWDEEGDFGDPWSRIPFTFWARYHQNARSRFPQTFAGPIIGPSGTASANFAANFGAIGFFWVE, encoded by the exons ATGGCTCAGAAAATGGACTGTGGTGCGGGCCTCCTCGGCTTCCAG GCTGAGGCCTCCGTAGAAGACAGCACCTTGCTTATGCAGACCCTGATGGAGGCCATCCAGATTTCAGAGGCTCCACCTACCAACCAGGCCACAGCAGCTGGGCCGAATGCTAGTCCCCAGAGTTCACAGCCCCCAACAACCAGTGAGATGGCTGACATTCAGGTTTTAGCGGCTGCCGCTAGGCCCAAAACAGCCTTTAAGGCTCAGAATGCCACCACAAAAGGCCCAAATGGTGCCTATGATTTCTCTCAGGCTCTTAATGCCAAGGACATGCCCAATGCACCGACTAAGGCAGACTTTAAGTCCCAGAATGCTGCTCCTAAGGGCCCAAATGCTGCCTATGATTTTTCCCAGGCAGCAACCACCAGTGAGTTAACTGCTAACAAGTCTGAGATGGCCTTTAAGGCCCAGAGTGCCACTACTAAGGTGGGCCCAAATACCACCTACagtttctctcagtctctcagtgCCAGTGAGGTGGCCAACACTCAGCCTAAGACAGCCTTTAAGGCTTGGAATGACACCACTAAGGCCCCAACGGTTGATACCCAGATCCAGAATATTAACCAAGCCAAGATGGCCACTTCCCAGACTGAGGTAGAGACCAACCCAGGTATCCCTGAATCTGATGGTGCAGCTGCACAGACATCAGCAGATGGTTCCCAGGCTCAGAATCTGGAGTCCAGGACTATAATTCGGGGCAAGAGGACCCGCAAG ATTAATAACTTGAATGTGGATGAGAACAGCAGTGGGGATCAGAGACGGGCCCCACTGACTGCAGGGACATGGAGGTCTGCACCGGTTCCAGTTACCACTCAGAACCCACCTGGCGCACCCCCCAATGTGCTCTGGCAGACCCCATTGGCCTGGCAGAACCCTTCAGGCTGGCAAAACCAGCCAGCCCGGCAGACCCCACCAGCACGTCAGAGCCCCCCAGCTAGGCAGACCCCACCAGCCTGGCAAAACCCAGTTGCTTGGCAGAACCCAGTGATCTGGCCGAACCCAGTGATCTGGCAGAACCCAGTGATCTGGCCAAACCCCATTGTCTGGCCTGGTCCGGTTGTCTGGCCGAACCCACTAGCCTGGCAGAATCCACCTGGATGGCAGACCCCACCTGGATGGCAGACCCCACCAGGTTGGCAGGGTCCTCCAGATTGGCAAGGCCCTCCTGACTGGCCGCTACCACCCGACTGGCCTCTACCACCTGATTGGCCACTTCCCACTGACTGGCCACTCCCACCTGACTGGATCCCCACTGATTGGCCAGTCCCACCTGACTGGCAGAACCTACGACCTTCACCAAACCTGCGACCCTCTCCCAACTCGCGTGCCTCACAGAACCTGGGTGCCTCACAGCCCCGAGATGTGGCCCTTCTTCAGGAAAGA gCAAATAAGTTGGTCAAGTACCTGATGCTTAAAGATTATACCAAGGTGCCCATCAAGCGCTCAG AAATGTTGAGGGATATCATCCGTGAATACACTGATGTTTATCCAGAAATCATTGAACGTGCATGCTTTGTCCTGGAGAAG AAATTTGGGATTCAGCTGAAGGAGATTGACAAAGAAGAACACCTGTATATTCTCATCAGTACCCCGGAGTCCTTGGCTGGCATACTGGGAAC GACCAAAGACACACCCAAGCTGGGTCTCCTCTTGGTGATATTGGGCGTCATCTTCATGAATGGCAACCGTGCCAGTGAAG CTGTCCTCTGGGAGGCACTACGCAAGATGGGACTGCGTCCTGG GGTGAGACATCCTCTCCTTGGAGATCTGAGGAAACTTCTTACTTATGAGTTTGTAAAGCAAAA GTACCTGGATTACAGACGAGTGCCCAACAGCAACCCTCCTGAGTATGAGTTCCTCTGGGGCCTCCGTTCCTACCATGAAACTAGCAAGATGAAAGTGCTGAGATTCATTGCAGAG GTTCAAAAGAGAGATCCTCGTGACTGGACTGCACAGTTTATGGAGGCTGCAGATGAGGCATTGGATGCTCTAGACGCTGCTGCAGCTGAGGCTGAGGCCCGGGCTGAGGCGAGAACCCGCATGGGGATTGGAGATGAGGCCGTATCTGGACCCTGGAGCTGGGATGACATTGAGTTTGAGCTGCTGACCTGGGATGAGGAAGGAGATTTTGGCGATCCCTGGTCTAGAATCCCATTTACCTTCTGGGCCAGATACCACCAGAATGCCCGCTCCAGATTTCCTCAGACCTTCGCTGGCCCCATTATTGGCCCTAGTGGTACAGCCAGTGCCAACTTCGCTGCCAACTTTGGTGCCATTGGTTTCTTCTGGGTTGAGTGA
- the MAGED1 gene encoding melanoma-associated antigen D1 isoform X2, which translates to MQTLMEAIQISEAPPTNQATAAGPNASPQSSQPPTTSEMADIQVLAAAARPKTAFKAQNATTKGPNGAYDFSQALNAKDMPNAPTKADFKSQNAAPKGPNAAYDFSQAATTSELTANKSEMAFKAQSATTKVGPNTTYSFSQSLSASEVANTQPKTAFKAWNDTTKAPTVDTQIQNINQAKMATSQTEVETNPGIPESDGAAAQTSADGSQAQNLESRTIIRGKRTRKINNLNVDENSSGDQRRAPLTAGTWRSAPVPVTTQNPPGAPPNVLWQTPLAWQNPSGWQNQPARQTPPARQSPPARQTPPAWQNPVAWQNPVIWPNPVIWQNPVIWPNPIVWPGPVVWPNPLAWQNPPGWQTPPGWQTPPGWQGPPDWQGPPDWPLPPDWPLPPDWPLPTDWPLPPDWIPTDWPVPPDWQNLRPSPNLRPSPNSRASQNLGASQPRDVALLQERANKLVKYLMLKDYTKVPIKRSEMLRDIIREYTDVYPEIIERACFVLEKKFGIQLKEIDKEEHLYILISTPESLAGILGTTKDTPKLGLLLVILGVIFMNGNRASEAVLWEALRKMGLRPGVRHPLLGDLRKLLTYEFVKQKYLDYRRVPNSNPPEYEFLWGLRSYHETSKMKVLRFIAEVQKRDPRDWTAQFMEAADEALDALDAAAAEAEARAEARTRMGIGDEAVSGPWSWDDIEFELLTWDEEGDFGDPWSRIPFTFWARYHQNARSRFPQTFAGPIIGPSGTASANFAANFGAIGFFWVE; encoded by the exons ATGCAGACCCTGATGGAGGCCATCCAGATTTCAGAGGCTCCACCTACCAACCAGGCCACAGCAGCTGGGCCGAATGCTAGTCCCCAGAGTTCACAGCCCCCAACAACCAGTGAGATGGCTGACATTCAGGTTTTAGCGGCTGCCGCTAGGCCCAAAACAGCCTTTAAGGCTCAGAATGCCACCACAAAAGGCCCAAATGGTGCCTATGATTTCTCTCAGGCTCTTAATGCCAAGGACATGCCCAATGCACCGACTAAGGCAGACTTTAAGTCCCAGAATGCTGCTCCTAAGGGCCCAAATGCTGCCTATGATTTTTCCCAGGCAGCAACCACCAGTGAGTTAACTGCTAACAAGTCTGAGATGGCCTTTAAGGCCCAGAGTGCCACTACTAAGGTGGGCCCAAATACCACCTACagtttctctcagtctctcagtgCCAGTGAGGTGGCCAACACTCAGCCTAAGACAGCCTTTAAGGCTTGGAATGACACCACTAAGGCCCCAACGGTTGATACCCAGATCCAGAATATTAACCAAGCCAAGATGGCCACTTCCCAGACTGAGGTAGAGACCAACCCAGGTATCCCTGAATCTGATGGTGCAGCTGCACAGACATCAGCAGATGGTTCCCAGGCTCAGAATCTGGAGTCCAGGACTATAATTCGGGGCAAGAGGACCCGCAAG ATTAATAACTTGAATGTGGATGAGAACAGCAGTGGGGATCAGAGACGGGCCCCACTGACTGCAGGGACATGGAGGTCTGCACCGGTTCCAGTTACCACTCAGAACCCACCTGGCGCACCCCCCAATGTGCTCTGGCAGACCCCATTGGCCTGGCAGAACCCTTCAGGCTGGCAAAACCAGCCAGCCCGGCAGACCCCACCAGCACGTCAGAGCCCCCCAGCTAGGCAGACCCCACCAGCCTGGCAAAACCCAGTTGCTTGGCAGAACCCAGTGATCTGGCCGAACCCAGTGATCTGGCAGAACCCAGTGATCTGGCCAAACCCCATTGTCTGGCCTGGTCCGGTTGTCTGGCCGAACCCACTAGCCTGGCAGAATCCACCTGGATGGCAGACCCCACCTGGATGGCAGACCCCACCAGGTTGGCAGGGTCCTCCAGATTGGCAAGGCCCTCCTGACTGGCCGCTACCACCCGACTGGCCTCTACCACCTGATTGGCCACTTCCCACTGACTGGCCACTCCCACCTGACTGGATCCCCACTGATTGGCCAGTCCCACCTGACTGGCAGAACCTACGACCTTCACCAAACCTGCGACCCTCTCCCAACTCGCGTGCCTCACAGAACCTGGGTGCCTCACAGCCCCGAGATGTGGCCCTTCTTCAGGAAAGA gCAAATAAGTTGGTCAAGTACCTGATGCTTAAAGATTATACCAAGGTGCCCATCAAGCGCTCAG AAATGTTGAGGGATATCATCCGTGAATACACTGATGTTTATCCAGAAATCATTGAACGTGCATGCTTTGTCCTGGAGAAG AAATTTGGGATTCAGCTGAAGGAGATTGACAAAGAAGAACACCTGTATATTCTCATCAGTACCCCGGAGTCCTTGGCTGGCATACTGGGAAC GACCAAAGACACACCCAAGCTGGGTCTCCTCTTGGTGATATTGGGCGTCATCTTCATGAATGGCAACCGTGCCAGTGAAG CTGTCCTCTGGGAGGCACTACGCAAGATGGGACTGCGTCCTGG GGTGAGACATCCTCTCCTTGGAGATCTGAGGAAACTTCTTACTTATGAGTTTGTAAAGCAAAA GTACCTGGATTACAGACGAGTGCCCAACAGCAACCCTCCTGAGTATGAGTTCCTCTGGGGCCTCCGTTCCTACCATGAAACTAGCAAGATGAAAGTGCTGAGATTCATTGCAGAG GTTCAAAAGAGAGATCCTCGTGACTGGACTGCACAGTTTATGGAGGCTGCAGATGAGGCATTGGATGCTCTAGACGCTGCTGCAGCTGAGGCTGAGGCCCGGGCTGAGGCGAGAACCCGCATGGGGATTGGAGATGAGGCCGTATCTGGACCCTGGAGCTGGGATGACATTGAGTTTGAGCTGCTGACCTGGGATGAGGAAGGAGATTTTGGCGATCCCTGGTCTAGAATCCCATTTACCTTCTGGGCCAGATACCACCAGAATGCCCGCTCCAGATTTCCTCAGACCTTCGCTGGCCCCATTATTGGCCCTAGTGGTACAGCCAGTGCCAACTTCGCTGCCAACTTTGGTGCCATTGGTTTCTTCTGGGTTGAGTGA